One segment of Clostridium ljungdahlii DSM 13528 DNA contains the following:
- a CDS encoding FecCD family ABC transporter permease, whose product MQASKEKSVKKNNIISIKIILIMLVLFIFLISFTMGRYSVSLKDLFYIFYAKIFGLPQTWSENVDTVLFKIRLPRIIAALLIGSSLSVAGTTYQCLFKNPMVSPDILGASAGAGFGAAMGLLVSFNMAGVQFLAFAFGMGAVLITYAVSKVIGRSNNTTLILVLTGIVVSSLFQSLISLTKYVADPDSKLPAITFWLMGGLSTITFKEIHILLIAFIIGVVPILLLRWKLNVISFGEEEAKSLGINTDRMRIILIFCSTLLTAASVSMAGIIGWVGLVIPHVTRMIVGPNYKDLLPGSILIGGAYLLLIDNISRTIFSMEIPLGILTSLIGAPFFISILFKGRRQ is encoded by the coding sequence ATGCAAGCATCAAAAGAAAAAAGTGTAAAAAAAAACAATATAATATCTATAAAAATTATACTTATCATGCTGGTCCTTTTTATATTTTTGATTTCATTTACTATGGGAAGGTATTCAGTATCGCTTAAAGATCTTTTTTATATATTTTATGCAAAGATATTTGGATTACCTCAAACCTGGTCTGAAAATGTTGATACTGTATTATTTAAAATAAGATTACCAAGGATTATAGCTGCGTTATTAATTGGTTCTTCACTTTCAGTAGCTGGGACTACATATCAATGCCTATTTAAAAATCCTATGGTTTCTCCTGATATATTAGGTGCTTCAGCAGGTGCTGGTTTTGGTGCTGCCATGGGACTTTTAGTATCTTTTAATATGGCAGGAGTACAATTTCTTGCTTTTGCCTTTGGTATGGGAGCAGTTCTTATTACTTATGCTGTTAGTAAGGTTATTGGACGTAGTAATAATACAACTTTAATATTGGTACTTACGGGTATAGTGGTATCATCCCTTTTTCAATCCCTTATTTCTTTAACAAAATATGTAGCTGATCCAGACAGTAAACTTCCAGCAATAACGTTCTGGCTTATGGGTGGACTTTCTACCATAACCTTTAAAGAAATTCATATTCTTTTAATTGCATTTATTATAGGAGTTGTTCCAATTTTATTATTGAGATGGAAGTTAAATGTTATTTCTTTTGGTGAGGAAGAAGCAAAATCACTAGGAATAAATACAGATAGAATGAGAATTATTTTAATATTTTGTTCCACTTTATTAACTGCTGCCTCTGTTTCTATGGCTGGAATAATTGGATGGGTAGGTTTGGTTATTCCTCATGTGACTAGGATGATTGTAGGTCCTAATTATAAAGATCTTTTACCAGGTTCTATATTAATTGGAGGCGCTTATCTTCTTTTAATTGATAACATTTCTCGTACCATATTTTCTATGGAAATACCACTAGGTATTTTAACGTCATTAATAGGCGCACCATTCTTTATAAGTATTTTATTTAAAGGAAGGAGGCAGTAA
- a CDS encoding ABC transporter substrate-binding protein: MKKITIIILCIFLMIFFTACNSSQSTQSSNKSSSTQETSSKTKTITDTSGAKVQVPTKINKIADSWKAHNEVLSVLGAGDKIVETVLSEKSMPWLYKVNPAMKKAVTTFGANFNTEDLMKNKPDIVFVSSGDANANKISSLGIPVVQLNFTTFDTMKKCVSLTGEILGGDAAKRADKYNKYLDDKVKMVKDVTSKIPDSERPKVLHVESLSPIGVDGSKTIINEWIEAAGGVNAAKDVTGNMKEVSLEQIIQWNPDIIIFGANGASGKVNSIDKLINDPNWQKISAVKNGKVYQNPTGAFLWDRYSCEEALQVQWAAKTIHPDKFKDLDIAAETKNFYKTFLNYNLTNEEVDKILKAQSPAK; encoded by the coding sequence ATGAAAAAAATAACAATAATTATTCTGTGTATTTTCTTAATGATATTTTTTACTGCTTGCAATTCAAGTCAATCGACTCAATCATCAAACAAATCTTCTTCGACACAAGAAACTAGCTCAAAAACAAAAACTATTACAGATACTTCTGGTGCAAAAGTTCAAGTTCCTACAAAAATAAACAAGATTGCTGATTCTTGGAAGGCACATAATGAAGTTTTATCAGTATTAGGCGCTGGTGATAAAATTGTGGAAACAGTGCTTAGTGAAAAATCTATGCCTTGGTTATATAAAGTTAATCCAGCTATGAAAAAAGCAGTTACTACTTTTGGTGCAAATTTTAATACAGAGGATTTAATGAAAAATAAACCTGACATAGTATTTGTATCTTCTGGTGATGCAAATGCTAATAAAATTTCTAGTTTAGGAATTCCAGTAGTTCAATTAAATTTTACTACTTTTGACACAATGAAAAAATGTGTATCTTTAACTGGTGAAATTTTAGGTGGAGATGCTGCAAAGCGTGCAGATAAATATAACAAATATTTAGATGATAAGGTTAAGATGGTTAAAGATGTTACTTCAAAAATACCAGATAGTGAAAGACCTAAAGTTCTTCATGTAGAGTCGCTGTCTCCAATTGGTGTAGATGGAAGCAAAACTATTATTAATGAATGGATTGAAGCAGCTGGAGGAGTAAACGCTGCAAAGGATGTTACTGGAAATATGAAGGAAGTATCCTTAGAACAAATAATTCAGTGGAATCCTGATATTATTATATTTGGGGCTAATGGTGCTAGTGGAAAAGTTAACTCTATAGATAAATTAATTAATGATCCAAATTGGCAGAAGATATCAGCAGTTAAAAATGGGAAAGTATATCAAAATCCTACTGGTGCATTTTTATGGGATCGTTACAGTTGTGAAGAAGCGCTTCAAGTTCAATGGGCTGCTAAAACAATTCATCCAGATAAATTTAAAGATTTAGATATAGCTGCTGAAACAAAAAATTTCTATAAAACATTTTTAAACTATAATCTTACTAATGAAGAGGTAGATAAAATATTGAAAGCACAATCTCCTGCAAAATAG
- a CDS encoding aldehyde ferredoxin oxidoreductase family protein, with product MYGYDGKVLRINLKERTCKSENLDLDKAKKFIGCRGLGVKTLFDEIDPKIDALSPENKFIIVTGPLTGAPVPTSGRFMVVTKAPLTGTIGISNSGGKWGVDLKKAGWDMIIVEDKADSPVYIEIVDDKVEIKDASQLWGKVTSETTKELEKITENKSKVLCIGPAGERLSLMAAVMNDVDRTAARGGVGAVMGSKNLKAITVKGTGKIALADKEKVKKVSVEKITTLKNDPVAGQGMPTYGTAILVNIINENGVHPVKNFQESYTNQADKISGETLTANQLVRKNPCYSCPIGCGRWVRLKDGTECGGPEYETLWCFGSDCGSYDLDAINEANMLCNEYGIDTITCGATIAAAMELYQRGYIKDEEIAGDNLSLKWGDTESMIGWIKRMVYSEGFGAKMTNGSYRLCEGYGAPEYSMTVKKQEIPAYDPRGIQGHGITYAVNNRGGCHIKGYMINPEILGYPEKLDRFALDGKAAYAKLFHDLTAVIDSLGLCIFTTFGLGIQDYVDMYNAVVGESTYDADSLLEAGDRIWTLEKLFNLAAGIDSSQDTLPKRLLEEPIPDGPSKGEVHRLDVLLPEYYSVRGWSKEGIPTEETLKKLGLDEYIGKF from the coding sequence ATGTATGGTTATGATGGTAAAGTATTAAGAATTAATTTAAAAGAAAGAACTTGCAAATCAGAAAATTTAGATTTAGATAAAGCTAAAAAGTTTATAGGTTGTAGGGGACTAGGTGTTAAAACTTTATTTGATGAAATAGATCCTAAAATAGATGCATTATCACCAGAAAATAAATTTATAATTGTAACAGGTCCTTTAACTGGAGCTCCGGTTCCAACTAGTGGAAGGTTTATGGTAGTTACTAAAGCACCGCTTACAGGAACTATAGGAATTTCAAATTCGGGTGGAAAATGGGGAGTAGACTTAAAAAAAGCTGGTTGGGATATGATAATAGTAGAGGATAAGGCTGATTCACCAGTTTACATTGAAATAGTAGATGATAAGGTAGAAATTAAAGACGCGTCACAGCTTTGGGGAAAAGTTACATCAGAAACTACAAAAGAGTTAGAAAAGATAACTGAGAATAAATCAAAGGTATTATGTATAGGACCTGCTGGTGAACGATTGTCTCTTATGGCAGCAGTTATGAATGATGTAGATAGAACTGCAGCAAGAGGCGGCGTTGGTGCAGTTATGGGATCTAAAAACTTAAAAGCTATTACAGTTAAAGGAACTGGAAAAATAGCTTTAGCTGATAAAGAAAAAGTAAAAAAAGTGTCCGTAGAAAAAATTACAACATTAAAAAATGATCCAGTAGCTGGTCAGGGAATGCCAACTTATGGTACAGCTATACTGGTTAATATAATAAATGAAAATGGAGTTCATCCTGTAAAGAATTTTCAAGAGTCTTATACGAATCAAGCAGATAAAATAAGTGGAGAGACTCTTACTGCTAACCAACTAGTAAGGAAAAATCCTTGTTACAGCTGTCCTATAGGTTGTGGAAGATGGGTTAGACTAAAAGATGGCACAGAGTGCGGAGGACCAGAATATGAAACACTGTGGTGTTTTGGATCTGACTGTGGTTCATATGATTTAGATGCTATAAATGAAGCTAATATGTTATGTAATGAATATGGTATTGATACTATTACTTGTGGTGCAACAATTGCTGCAGCTATGGAACTTTATCAAAGAGGATATATAAAAGACGAAGAAATAGCTGGAGATAACCTATCTCTCAAGTGGGGTGATACGGAATCTATGATTGGCTGGATAAAGAGAATGGTATATAGTGAAGGCTTTGGAGCAAAGATGACAAATGGTTCATATAGGCTTTGTGAAGGTTATGGAGCACCGGAGTATTCTATGACAGTTAAAAAGCAGGAAATTCCAGCATATGATCCAAGGGGAATACAGGGACACGGTATTACCTATGCAGTTAATAATAGAGGAGGCTGTCATATTAAGGGATATATGATTAACCCTGAAATATTAGGTTATCCTGAAAAACTTGATAGATTTGCATTAGATGGTAAAGCAGCTTATGCCAAATTATTTCATGATTTAACTGCTGTAATTGATTCTTTAGGATTGTGCATATTCACTACATTTGGGCTTGGAATACAGGATTATGTAGATATGTATAATGCAGTAGTAGGAGAATCTACTTATGATGCAGATTCACTATTAGAGGCAGGAGATAGAATCTGGACTCTTGAGAAATTATTTAATCTTGCAGCTGGAATAGACAGCAGCCAGGATACTCTACCAAAGAGATTGTTAGAAGAACCTATTCCAGATGGCCCATCAAAGGGAGAAGTTCATAGGCTAGATGTTCTTCTGCCAGAATATTACTCAGTACGAGGATGGAGTAAAGAGGGTATACCTACAGAAGAAACATTAAAGAAATTAGGATTAGATGAATATATAGGTAAGTTCTAG
- a CDS encoding sigma-54 interaction domain-containing protein has product MINFNSNKQSFEAFIESIPEGIMICNIYGEIKFVNSALLQITGYSQECIMNMNIQDMVYSWNNITSNIHNISIQQNVETSIKSVKNMLKLNLNIYPLYTKKMDDRIIIVVFKEIKKKRKLEERRLEGKAIYTFNKIIGKNKNFLNIIEYSKKISNSKSTILITGESGTGKEIFAQAIHNYSDRKENVFMAVNCGAIPEKLIESELFGYEEGAFTGAKKGGNLGKFEMANGGTVFLDEIGEMPVEMQVKLLRVIEEGLIVRVGGYRQIPVNVRIIAATNKNLKEEVENRNFRRDLFYRLNVLPIPLPPLRDRKDDICLLVDYYMNRISKKLNKRKIKITSDQMDKLVQYEWPGNIRELENVIEFFINIEHIDENIIQSEGLFKEHNVENSRIYYDGDFMFNMNLENLEKTHIENVIRKFKGNFTLAAKAMGIGRNTLYRKIKKYNIY; this is encoded by the coding sequence ATGATAAACTTCAATAGTAATAAGCAAAGCTTTGAAGCATTTATTGAATCTATACCTGAAGGCATTATGATTTGTAACATTTATGGAGAAATTAAATTTGTAAATAGTGCCTTACTACAAATTACAGGATATAGTCAAGAGTGTATAATGAATATGAATATTCAAGATATGGTATATAGCTGGAATAATATAACGAGTAATATACATAATATAAGCATTCAGCAGAATGTAGAAACTAGCATAAAGTCTGTTAAGAATATGCTTAAATTAAATTTAAATATATATCCATTATACACAAAAAAAATGGATGACAGGATAATCATAGTTGTTTTTAAAGAAATAAAAAAGAAAAGAAAATTAGAAGAAAGGCGATTAGAAGGAAAGGCCATATATACTTTTAATAAAATAATAGGAAAAAATAAGAATTTTTTAAACATAATAGAGTATTCAAAAAAGATATCTAATAGTAAGTCTACTATATTAATAACAGGAGAAAGTGGCACAGGAAAGGAAATTTTTGCTCAGGCTATACACAATTACAGTGATAGAAAAGAAAATGTTTTTATGGCTGTTAACTGTGGTGCAATTCCGGAAAAACTTATAGAGTCGGAGCTTTTTGGGTATGAGGAAGGTGCTTTTACAGGGGCTAAAAAAGGAGGAAATTTAGGGAAGTTTGAAATGGCAAATGGTGGAACTGTATTTTTAGATGAAATAGGGGAAATGCCTGTTGAGATGCAGGTAAAGTTATTAAGAGTTATAGAAGAGGGGTTAATTGTAAGAGTTGGAGGGTACAGGCAAATACCCGTAAATGTTAGAATAATTGCAGCTACAAATAAAAATTTAAAAGAGGAAGTTGAAAATAGAAATTTTAGAAGAGATTTATTTTATAGATTAAATGTCCTTCCTATTCCACTTCCACCTTTAAGGGATAGAAAAGACGATATTTGTTTATTAGTTGATTACTATATGAATAGAATAAGTAAGAAATTAAATAAAAGAAAAATAAAAATTACTAGTGATCAAATGGATAAGTTAGTACAGTATGAATGGCCTGGAAATATAAGAGAACTAGAAAATGTTATTGAATTTTTTATAAATATTGAGCATATAGATGAAAATATTATTCAATCAGAAGGCTTATTTAAAGAACATAATGTGGAAAATAGTCGTATATATTATGATGGAGATTTTATGTTTAATATGAACCTTGAAAATTTAGAAAAAACACATATAGAAAATGTAATAAGGAAGTTTAAAGGAAATTTTACTTTAGCTGCTAAGGCTATGGGTATAGGAAGGAACACTCTTTATAGAAAAATCAAGAAATATAATATTTACTGA
- a CDS encoding sigma-54-dependent Fis family transcriptional regulator: MNVAICKSGNVVISKPNIKLSHRRCKKFYIDSHQIFSKKIIDDIELQKRFAANRNLILTAAPYMEQLINFVKGFNFFVLLTDGEGCILNALGDEKILSEAFSLKMIPGAFMNEENIGTNAMSVVIKSKLPVQISGDDHFINAYHRWTCSAAPIKDNKGKLIGVLNLTGYIEFVHSHTLGMVIAASNAIEEMLKVEEYNKIQNMNYKHIKNIFNSSPVAIITSDINGKIKICNKKAQDMFGIRGNKLETNNMEDIIENWNNIKAPIYLGESDSKETIMVSLRNKIQYQVTTSSIYNCDDDNNIEIVYVFEKAKKVNKKNNGQAYYTFGKIMGQDENFTKVINYAKKISDSKSTILIMGESGTGKEVFAQSIHNYSSRVDGPFVALNCGAIPKQLIESELFGYEEGAFTGAKKGGNLGKFELADGGTIMLDEIGEMPLDMQTKLLRVVQEGVITRIGSSKSIPVDVRIIAVTNRDLKKEVEAGRFRKDLYYRLNVLPLFLPPLRERKKDIPLLIQYFVKNIAQKLNKKEPVISEEYLKKMINYNWPGNIRELENLVELIINTESIPAGYFTEEDCDNEVLVNISDDCLKLDYVEKEHVIKVLKKFEGNITHSAAALGIRRNTLYSKIKKYEIEI; this comes from the coding sequence ATGAATGTAGCTATTTGCAAATCTGGCAACGTAGTTATATCCAAGCCCAATATAAAACTTTCACATAGAAGATGTAAGAAGTTTTATATTGATTCACATCAGATATTTAGTAAAAAAATAATAGACGATATTGAATTACAGAAAAGATTTGCAGCTAACAGAAATTTAATATTGACTGCAGCACCTTATATGGAGCAGCTAATTAATTTTGTAAAGGGATTTAATTTTTTTGTATTACTTACAGATGGAGAAGGATGTATATTAAATGCATTAGGTGATGAAAAAATACTCTCAGAAGCCTTTTCTTTGAAAATGATACCGGGAGCTTTTATGAATGAAGAAAACATTGGAACAAATGCTATGAGCGTAGTTATAAAAAGTAAGCTGCCAGTTCAAATTTCTGGAGATGATCATTTTATTAATGCATATCATAGGTGGACGTGTTCAGCCGCACCTATAAAAGATAATAAAGGAAAACTTATAGGTGTATTGAATCTTACTGGGTACATTGAATTTGTACATTCCCATACCCTTGGTATGGTTATAGCAGCGTCAAATGCTATAGAAGAAATGCTTAAAGTAGAAGAGTACAATAAGATTCAAAATATGAATTACAAGCATATAAAAAATATATTTAATTCCAGTCCTGTTGCTATAATAACCTCAGATATAAATGGTAAAATAAAAATTTGCAATAAAAAGGCACAGGATATGTTTGGCATAAGAGGTAATAAGTTAGAAACGAACAATATGGAAGATATTATAGAAAATTGGAATAATATAAAAGCACCTATATATTTAGGAGAAAGTGATTCAAAAGAGACAATTATGGTTTCACTAAGAAATAAGATTCAGTATCAAGTAACTACTAGCTCAATATACAATTGTGATGATGATAATAATATTGAGATAGTTTATGTTTTTGAAAAAGCTAAAAAGGTAAATAAAAAGAATAATGGCCAGGCTTACTATACTTTTGGTAAAATAATGGGGCAGGATGAAAACTTTACAAAAGTAATAAATTATGCAAAAAAGATTTCAGATAGTAAATCAACTATACTTATAATGGGAGAAAGCGGTACGGGAAAAGAAGTGTTTGCACAGTCCATTCATAATTACAGCAGCAGAGTAGATGGACCATTTGTGGCTTTAAATTGTGGTGCTATACCTAAACAACTTATAGAGTCAGAACTTTTTGGATATGAAGAAGGAGCTTTTACAGGAGCAAAAAAGGGTGGTAATCTTGGAAAATTTGAATTGGCAGATGGCGGAACTATAATGCTTGATGAAATTGGAGAAATGCCTCTTGATATGCAGACAAAGCTTCTAAGAGTTGTACAGGAAGGTGTAATAACGAGAATTGGGAGTTCAAAATCTATACCTGTAGATGTAAGAATTATAGCTGTTACAAACAGAGATTTAAAAAAAGAAGTGGAAGCTGGAAGATTTAGAAAGGATCTATATTATAGGCTAAATGTGCTGCCTTTATTCTTACCTCCACTTAGAGAAAGAAAAAAGGATATACCTCTTCTTATTCAATATTTTGTCAAGAATATAGCACAAAAGTTAAATAAAAAAGAGCCAGTTATATCAGAAGAATACTTGAAGAAAATGATTAATTATAATTGGCCTGGAAATATAAGAGAATTAGAAAATTTGGTTGAACTAATTATAAACACTGAATCCATACCAGCGGGTTACTTTACAGAAGAAGATTGTGATAATGAGGTACTTGTGAATATTAGTGATGATTGTTTAAAGTTAGATTATGTGGAAAAAGAACATGTAATTAAAGTATTGAAGAAATTTGAAGGAAATATAACACATTCAGCAGCAGCACTGGGTATAAGAAGAAATACTTTGTACAGCAAAATAAAAAAATATGAAATAGAAATATAA
- a CDS encoding substrate-binding domain-containing protein — MKKKLALLLSLIFVFLVGCTTKQQEASKPKEARSMVLATTTSTQDTGLLDYLVPLFKKDTGIDVKVVAKGTGEALKLAQNGDADCLLVHDKAKEEAFIKNGYGLKRNDVMYNDFIIVGPTEDPAKIKEKAYNNPIDALKIIKDSNAKFISRGDESGTHSKEKSLWKSAGITPSGSWYVSAGKGMGAVLQMADEMKAYTLTDRGTYLSMKNKLKLQIVTEKSPQLYNQYGVIKLNPAKNPKLKEKEADEFYNWILSDKIQKNIGEYGKDKYGQALFIPNAKK; from the coding sequence ATGAAGAAAAAACTTGCACTATTATTAAGTTTAATTTTTGTTTTTTTAGTGGGATGTACTACTAAACAACAAGAAGCTTCTAAACCAAAGGAAGCTAGAAGTATGGTACTAGCTACTACTACCAGTACCCAGGATACGGGACTTTTAGATTATCTAGTTCCATTGTTTAAAAAAGACACTGGAATAGATGTAAAGGTAGTAGCAAAAGGAACAGGAGAAGCTTTAAAGCTTGCACAAAATGGTGACGCTGATTGTCTTTTAGTACACGACAAGGCAAAGGAAGAGGCATTTATAAAGAATGGTTATGGTCTTAAAAGAAATGATGTAATGTATAATGATTTTATTATTGTAGGACCAACTGAAGATCCTGCTAAGATTAAAGAAAAGGCTTACAATAATCCAATTGATGCTTTGAAGATAATTAAGGATAGTAATGCTAAATTTATTTCAAGAGGAGATGAATCAGGTACTCATAGTAAGGAAAAAAGCTTATGGAAGTCTGCAGGAATTACACCTAGTGGAAGTTGGTATGTATCTGCAGGTAAAGGAATGGGTGCAGTATTACAAATGGCAGATGAAATGAAAGCCTATACGTTAACTGATAGGGGAACATATTTATCTATGAAAAACAAGTTAAAGCTTCAAATTGTTACAGAGAAAAGTCCTCAGTTATATAATCAATATGGAGTAATAAAATTAAATCCTGCCAAGAACCCTAAGCTTAAGGAAAAAGAAGCAGATGAATTTTACAATTGGATTTTGTCTGATAAAATTCAAAAAAATATAGGTGAATATGGAAAAGACAAATATGGTCAGGCACTTTTTATTCCAAATGCTAAAAAATAA
- a CDS encoding ABC transporter permease — protein MLILIKDILPVISMSLVVSMSSTVMAAVSGITIGILAGLKDFKLKKVMVRLLETLMSTPPVLMGLLVYLLLSRKGVLGSLELLFTPTAMIIAQTLLVFPIITGLTISSTQKQGREIKKNCEVLGASRFKTLLTIIVEMKEQLLTIAATGFGRAISEVGAVMMVGGNIKDHTRVMTTYIALETGKGNFEGAIIIGVILLSISLIINVILHKFRGSEIDEY, from the coding sequence ATGCTAATACTTATAAAAGACATACTTCCTGTTATAAGTATGTCCCTAGTAGTATCCATGTCATCTACAGTTATGGCAGCAGTATCAGGAATAACTATAGGAATTTTAGCAGGACTAAAAGATTTTAAATTGAAAAAGGTTATGGTAAGGTTATTAGAAACCCTTATGAGTACTCCGCCAGTACTCATGGGGCTTTTAGTGTATTTATTACTTTCAAGAAAAGGTGTTTTAGGCAGTCTGGAGCTTTTATTTACTCCAACAGCTATGATTATAGCACAGACACTATTGGTATTTCCTATAATAACTGGCCTTACAATTAGTTCAACACAAAAGCAAGGTAGGGAGATTAAAAAAAATTGTGAAGTGCTTGGTGCTTCAAGATTTAAAACTTTATTAACCATAATTGTCGAAATGAAGGAACAGCTGCTTACTATAGCTGCTACTGGCTTTGGAAGAGCTATTTCAGAAGTTGGAGCAGTAATGATGGTAGGAGGAAATATTAAAGATCATACAAGAGTAATGACCACATATATAGCATTAGAAACAGGAAAAGGAAATTTTGAAGGAGCTATCATCATAGGAGTAATACTACTTTCTATTTCTCTAATTATAAATGTCATTTTACACAAATTTCGAGGAAGTGAAATTGATGAATATTGA
- a CDS encoding ATP-binding cassette domain-containing protein, giving the protein MNIEVLNIIKQYGNRVVLNIDKFNFKQAGIYIILGLNGSGKSTFLECIAGVNRVNSGSIKYDDEDFEDTKDKISMLLQKPYIFNTSVKENIIKGLLFKEKRWEELLQKYGSYIKDFDMEKLMDKNAKTLSGGEKAKTALLRVAMLETKITLLDEPTASMDLESTLVAEKLIKNMCFNDRTVIMITHDLYQAKRIADYVLYMDKGKIIEYGDKVQFFTNPSNEKLKMWLNADCIK; this is encoded by the coding sequence ATGAATATTGAGGTCTTAAATATTATAAAACAATATGGAAATAGGGTAGTGCTAAATATAGATAAATTTAATTTTAAACAAGCAGGAATATATATAATTTTAGGCTTAAATGGAAGTGGGAAAAGCACATTTCTTGAGTGTATAGCAGGAGTAAATAGAGTTAATTCAGGAAGCATAAAATACGACGATGAAGATTTTGAAGATACAAAAGATAAAATTTCAATGTTACTTCAGAAACCATATATTTTCAATACTTCTGTTAAGGAAAATATAATAAAAGGACTTCTATTTAAAGAGAAAAGGTGGGAAGAGCTTTTACAAAAGTATGGTTCCTATATTAAAGATTTTGATATGGAAAAATTAATGGATAAGAATGCAAAAACTTTATCTGGTGGAGAAAAAGCGAAAACAGCTCTTTTAAGAGTAGCTATGCTGGAGACAAAGATAACTTTATTAGATGAACCAACTGCTAGCATGGACTTAGAAAGCACATTAGTTGCTGAAAAATTAATAAAAAATATGTGTTTTAATGATAGAACTGTAATAATGATTACTCATGATTTATATCAGGCAAAGAGAATAGCTGATTATGTTCTTTATATGGATAAAGGTAAAATTATCGAATATGGGGATAAGGTTCAGTTTTTTACAAATCCTTCAAATGAAAAACTTAAAATGTGGTTAAATGCAGATTGCATAAAATAG
- a CDS encoding molybdopterin molybdotransferase MoeA — protein sequence MDFYKVSSVEEVKDTINSNFSISLGKELIDLKECNDRILYEDIVSPLNVPGFKRSIVDGYAVKCKEVQGASESMPSMLDLKGEVIMGKMPSKSLEFPGECMYIPTGGMLPEGADSVVMIEYTDKMDDTTILVNKPVPFGENVLNEDEDVELGETVLKAGTVLKPYSISMLSSLGIIKVPVICTPKVGIISTGDEIISPEEYPKPGQIRDINSYLLYSSVIEDGGEAIFYGVIRDDYEKLFETAKKANEECDIVLISGGSSVGKKDQTAKIIDELGKPGILLHGISIKPGKPTILGKVKNKPIFGLPGHPLSCAVVYRIIVRYFLQRMMKFEEVEYPIPCKFSTNYHKAKGREEYLPVTIENIEGEYIAVPVLTKSAAISGFTKAWGYVKIDKNVEGIFKDQQVYVYKFQR from the coding sequence ATGGACTTTTATAAGGTGTCATCAGTTGAGGAGGTAAAAGACACAATTAACTCTAATTTTTCTATAAGTTTAGGGAAAGAATTAATAGATTTAAAAGAATGTAATGACAGAATATTATATGAGGATATTGTTTCACCGTTAAATGTTCCAGGTTTTAAAAGATCTATTGTGGATGGATATGCAGTAAAGTGTAAGGAAGTACAGGGAGCTAGTGAAAGTATGCCATCTATGCTTGATTTAAAGGGAGAAGTTATAATGGGCAAGATGCCTTCTAAATCGTTGGAATTTCCAGGAGAATGTATGTACATACCAACTGGAGGAATGCTTCCTGAGGGTGCAGATAGTGTGGTAATGATCGAGTATACTGATAAAATGGATGATACTACTATACTTGTGAATAAGCCAGTCCCATTTGGTGAAAATGTGCTTAATGAAGATGAAGATGTGGAATTAGGGGAAACTGTGCTTAAAGCAGGAACAGTACTTAAACCCTATAGTATAAGCATGTTGTCCAGTTTGGGAATTATTAAGGTACCAGTAATTTGCACACCCAAGGTGGGGATAATTTCTACTGGGGATGAAATTATATCACCAGAAGAATATCCAAAGCCTGGTCAAATCAGAGACATAAATTCATATCTTTTGTATTCTTCTGTCATTGAAGATGGTGGAGAAGCAATATTCTATGGAGTCATAAGAGATGATTATGAAAAATTATTTGAAACTGCAAAAAAAGCTAATGAAGAATGTGATATAGTTCTCATATCTGGTGGAAGTTCAGTAGGAAAGAAGGATCAAACTGCGAAAATTATTGATGAACTTGGTAAGCCAGGTATACTTCTTCATGGAATATCAATAAAACCAGGTAAACCAACTATACTAGGAAAAGTTAAAAATAAACCTATATTTGGGTTGCCAGGACATCCTCTTTCCTGTGCAGTAGTTTATAGAATAATAGTTAGATATTTTTTACAGAGGATGATGAAATTTGAAGAAGTTGAATATCCTATTCCTTGTAAGTTTAGTACTAACTATCATAAGGCCAAAGGAAGGGAAGAATATCTTCCAGTTACAATTGAAAATATAGAAGGAGAATATATAGCTGTACCTGTTTTAACTAAGTCTGCTGCAATCAGTGGATTTACCAAGGCTTGGGGTTATGTAAAGATAGATAAAAATGTAGAGGGAATTTTTAAAGATCAACAGGTATATGTTTATAAATTTCAGAGGTGA